GTTCCTCGGGCGTCATGATGGCAAATTGCGTAAAGGAATTCAGGCATCGTTCCCGTTCAACGGAAGGCAGTTTTTCAAAGGCATTGATGATTTGCTCCGCCACGTTGCGTTCGGGTTCCGATAAGCCGCGCAAAGTCTTGTTGCGTTCGAATCCGCTCAGCTCGAGGAAACGCGCGAAACGGTTGATGAGATTGGTGCGTTGGTTTGGCGGCAAATCCTGCAAGGCGTTGAGGGCAGCGTTGATTTTCTGCCGGTCTTGGAATGGCAATAATATCGGTAAGGGAGGCAAGGCTGGCGGCGGTGGCCCCGGGGTTGTCACGCGCACCAAATTGGACAGCGCATCTTCGCTGCGCAACACCTCCTGTTTACTTTCGGGGGAAAGTTGATCCCAGCGTTTCAGACGCTCTTGCAGCAAGGGCCGCAGGCGTTCGGGGCAGCGCATGACCAACTCTTCCCGTTGAGTGCCCTGGGCTTGCAGCAGCGGCTGGATATACCAGCGCAGTTCGGTCAGGGTCAGACGCAATTCCCGCAAATGCGCCGGTAAGGTCAAATACTCGTTCAGTTTGGCTTCCAAAGCCGGGCGCTGTTCCGGTTTGCGCCTGGCCAACCAGGTGGCACGCCCTGACTCATTGGTGGCCAGCAGGGTGCGAAAAATGCTGATCGGACACGGCGGCAACGGGGGTATGGGCAGCATCGGTGGCATTGGCGGAGTGGGTGCCGCAGCAGCAGAGGCCAGGCCCAGGATGATGATAAGCATCAGGACCACTTCCCGCGAAAAGCGTCGGACTGCGTTGGACAGAGAGTGCCTCACTTCAACAAGCTTAGAAGTTCCATGTCCGGTCCGGTGGTTCCCAGCCGGCGGATGGCATCAAAGTCCTGCCAGACCTCCACCGTTTTCATTTGGGAAGACGTGGAGACGTTCGCGAGCAGGCTGACTTCCTTGACACTGACCACCAGTTCAGAGCGAACCGAATGTTGGTGCTGAAGATAACCCATTACGCCAATTCCCACCACAAACAGGCCCATGGCAAAACGCGGCAACCAAAGGCGGCCGGGGCCGAAAACGCGATCCAGCCAACTCGTTTGGGTGGTCGCCACGACGGTTTCCTGGTCAATCGCCTGCAATACTCGATGGGTAAAATTGGACGACACCGGCACATCCGGCAGCCCGCGCAAAGCGCTGGTCAAAGCCAGCTCGGCCGCCCATTTGGCGCGTGCCTCGGGGTGGTTTGCCAGCCAAGTCTGAAGCTCAGCGCACTCAGGCGTGGTCAACTCGCGTCGCCAAGCGGCTTCGAGCAATTGGTTCATGTCAGCGTCATTCATAGACGTTCTTCAGGGTAATAAACCGCCCCGGGAGGAAAGTTGTGGCGTTTTTGAACCCCTCGGATCGGGCCATTTCACTATCCTTTTTGAACGTTGCTCCCTATACTGACGCCGGCATGAAGAAGACACCTATCATGGCATTGCGGCGCGCCTATCCGTTGATGCGCGCGCGGTTCGGTCACCTGCAATGGTGGCCGGGCGAGACGCCTTTCGAGGTATGTATCGGTGCCATCCTGACCCAGAACACCAGTTGGTCCAACGTTGAACGGGCCATCGCCAATCTCAAAAAAGCGGGTACTCTCACTCCCCAAGCCATGTACACCATGCCCGAACTGGAACTGGCGCAACTGATCCGTCCATCCGGTTATTACAACCTCAAAGCCAATCGGTTACGTGCTTTTATACATGTGCTCATGGAGGAATATGGTGGCGATTTGCAGCGATTTTTTTTGGGGTGTACCGCCGATGTGCGGCAACGGTTGCTGGCCATTCATGGGATTGGCCGGGAAACCGCCGACAGCATGTTACTCTATGCTGGTGAGCATGCCAGCTTCGTGATTGACGCCTACACAAAACGTATTTTCACCCGTCACCATTGGTGGCAGCCATCGCGCAACAAGCACCCCCAAAAACACCCGCCTGCCAAAGGAACTACCGCCGAGGAATATGAATCGCTTAAAAGCCTTTGCGAACACGCGTTATCTGACCATCCGGAAGATCCGTTGGATTATTGGCAGGATTACCATGCCCAACTGGTCATGGTTGGCAAACACCATTGCTTGAGCCGACAGCCTCAGTGTGCGGACTGTCCATTAGCGCCGTTACTGCCAGCCTGGGTTAGCTGAAAATTCCATTAATTTTGAATAAAGTGGGCGGCAAAAACGTTTTTTCTTTGAATATTGGCGGGATTGCCGTAAAAAAGCGCCCGTAACGTGAAACTGAAATATACTATGAAAATGATTACTCTTGCCATCCTGGGCGCGGCACTCGTGGTGCCGGGCAGCGCCTTGGTTACCACCACCGCCGCGCAGGACAAGGCTCCGCTGGCGATTCAATTTCCGCAGCCCACCTTGAAGGGCACCCCGGAAGATCTCCCGACCGGCCCCCACATTGAACCCCCTTCCGACAAGCCCCCGAAACCCCTGATGGTGCCGTCTGATGTCAAGAACGTGGCGCTTAACAAGCCCGTCACCAGTCCGGCTCAGGTCATCACCGGGGAACTCAAGCAGATCACCGATGGCAACAAGGAAGCCTTCGACGATCAAGTGGTGGAAATGAAGAAGGGCCTTCAATATATCCAGGTGGACTTGGAAAAGGAATACCAGATTTTTGCGATTGCGATCTGGAACGACCATCGCTATGTCCAGGCCTATCGCCGTATCATCATTCAGTTGGCGGATGACGCGGAATTCACCAAGAATGTCCGCACCTTGTTCAACAACGACTATGAGAACAAGGCGGGCTTTGGAGTGGGCACCGACCGTGAATATTTTGAAAACCGCTACGGCCGTACGATTGACGGGAAGGGTGAAAAGGCCCGCTATGTGCGCTGGTACAGCAACGGCAGCAACGCCAGCGCGTTGAACAACCGCCAGGAAATCGAAGTGTACGGGAAATAAGCGTCCGCATTTTTCATGCTCTGCGATCAGCCAGGTGGATTTCCACCTGGCTGATTTGTTTCTGCAACAAAGGTGAAAACCCAGTCTTTGACAGGCCCGGCGATTCTGATAAGGTGAAGGCATGGAAATATTACATGCTCCATGGCGGATTGAATATATCCTGGCGCCGAAGCCGCCGAAGTCAGCGGCTTCGTTGTTTACGCAAATTGCGCAAGCCAACGACGACGTGGCCAATCATGTCGTGGTGCGCGACCGGACTTGCTATGCCTTGCTGAACGCATTTCCCTACAACGGCGGGCATCTGATGGTGGTGCCCTATAAGCAGGCTGCCGATCTCAGCGAATTGACGGTCGAGGAAATGTCGGACCTGATGCAACTGTTGCGGCGATGCATCCAGGCGCTCAAGCAGGTGATGCGACCGGATGGGTTCAATGTGGGGATTAATCTTGGCCGGGTGGCAGGTGCGGGAATTGAGGAGCATTTGCACATCCATGTGGTGCCGCGTTGGAGCGGCGACACCAATTTCATGCCGGTACTGGCCGGCACCTCGGTGGTGCCGGAAGCGTTAAAGGAAGTCGCGGCCAAATTGCGAGCCGTGCTGGCCGCCGAAACCACCTCGTCCACCTAAGCTGTCATGCCGATCGAAACCTTGCATTTTGACAACGCGCGACTGGCGCAATCGCTCTATAACAATGAGCCGGCCAACCTGGCGGCCCTGGAGAAAACGCTGGGGGTCAAGACCACCTCGCGCGAGGGCTGGATCAAACTCGAAGGCACGGAAGAGGCGGTGGAACGCGCGCGGCAGTTGTTCCAGTTGTTGGAAAGTTCCATCCAGACCGGGGGGCACATTCGGAACCGGGAATTCAACCAGGCCTTGCACGTGGTGCAACAGGATGGCGTGGCCGCGCTCAAGAGCCTGTTCGCCGACCAAATCCTCACCTCCACCAAAAAGGCGCGCATCAGCCCAAAAACCGTGGGGCAACGCAAATACCTGGAGGCGATCCGTTCACATGATGTCACTTTGGGGCTCGGACCGGCTGGCACGGGAAAGACCTATCTGGCGATGGCGATGGCGGTGAGTTCCCTGCGGGAGGAACAGGTCAGCCGCATTATTTTAACCCGGCCCGCCGTCGAGGCGGGCGAGGCCTTGGGCTTCCTGCCCGGTGATTTGCAGGAGAAACTGTCACCGTATCTGCGCCCGTTACACGACGCGCTCATGGACATGTTGCCGCCGGATGAAATTCAGCGGCACATGGAGCGGGGCTCCATTGAAATCGCACCGCTGGCTTACATGCGCGGGCGGACGTTGAATCACGCGTTCATTATCCTAGATGAGGCGCAGAACTGTACCATGGAGCAGATGTTCATGTTTCTCACCCGGCTGGGTCACAACTCGAAAACGGTGGTGACCGGCGATCCCACACAGGTGGATTTGCCGAAACAGAAACCCTCGGGCCTCATCGAGGCGCGCACCGCCCTGAAACATATTGACGGCATCGCCATCGTTGAATTCCAACGCCGCGACGTCGTCCGCCATCCCCTGGTGCAACGCATTATCCATGCTTACGAGGAATACCGTGGCAAAGCACAAAGCACCTGACCCCTCCGCTGGCCGTTTGCTGGTCATTCACAACCGGCAGCGAGCGAAATCGGTGAACGTATCCCGGTTCCGCCGGCAAGTGCGGCGCGTCCTGGAAGAGGAGTTATGGCTGATGAATTATGAAGTGTGCCTGCATTTGGTGGGTTCGCCAGAGATGACACGGATCAATGAGACCTTTCTGCAACACGCGGGTGACACTGACGTGATTACCTTCACCCACCCCGGTATGCCCGGTTCCGCCGTGTTATACGGGGAAATTTTTATTTGCGTGCCAGTCGCAGTACGGCAGGCGGTCACTTATCGTACCCGCTGGCAGGATGAAGTCACCCGGTATGCGGTGCATGGCATCCTGCACCTGCTGGGCTACGAGGACGCGCAGCCGGTATCCCGCCGAAAAATGAAACGAGAGGAAAACCGCCTCATGCGCCAGTTGGAAAAACCGTCATCCGGAACAACCAAAACGTGAATACGGCACAAAAAACCAATAAATCATTCTTTGCGCGGTTCCAGGCCAATTTTTTCACCGGCTTGGCCATCGTGCTGCCGGGGGCGCTGAGCATCGCTTTGGTGGTCTGGGTATTTCGTAATATCGCCAATGTCACAGATGCGCTGCTGCTCTTCATGCCAAAACACTGGACCCACCAGGACGGCGGACAAGGCCCGTTCTACTGGTACAGCAGTTTGCTGGCGCTGGCCATGGCCGTGGTGCTGATCACCATCATCGGGCGTCTGGCCCGTGAATACCTCGGCCAAAAAGCCATCAAGTACATGGAAGACCTGATGTTGCGTGTGCCGCTGGTCAACAAAGTGTACAGCACCATCAAACAGGTCAACGAGGCATTCACTGGCAATAAAACCGCCTTCAAACAGGTGTGTCTGCTGGAGTATCCGCGCACGGGCGTGTACTCGGTCGGGTTTATCACCAGTGAGCAATTGAAGCCCATCGTCAAGGACAACCGGCAGCATCTCGTCAGCGTGTTCATTCCTACCACCCCCAACCC
The Verrucomicrobiota bacterium DNA segment above includes these coding regions:
- a CDS encoding endonuclease III domain-containing protein, encoding MKKTPIMALRRAYPLMRARFGHLQWWPGETPFEVCIGAILTQNTSWSNVERAIANLKKAGTLTPQAMYTMPELELAQLIRPSGYYNLKANRLRAFIHVLMEEYGGDLQRFFLGCTADVRQRLLAIHGIGRETADSMLLYAGEHASFVIDAYTKRIFTRHHWWQPSRNKHPQKHPPAKGTTAEEYESLKSLCEHALSDHPEDPLDYWQDYHAQLVMVGKHHCLSRQPQCADCPLAPLLPAWVS
- a CDS encoding DUF3106 domain-containing protein, yielding MLIIILGLASAAAAPTPPMPPMLPIPPLPPCPISIFRTLLATNESGRATWLARRKPEQRPALEAKLNEYLTLPAHLRELRLTLTELRWYIQPLLQAQGTQREELVMRCPERLRPLLQERLKRWDQLSPESKQEVLRSEDALSNLVRVTTPGPPPPALPPLPILLPFQDRQKINAALNALQDLPPNQRTNLINRFARFLELSGFERNKTLRGLSEPERNVAEQIINAFEKLPSVERERCLNSFTQFAIMTPEERQLFLANVTRWQSMSAQERQLARNLVRKVPMPPMPALPSSLLRTYVQTATTTNAVVVP
- a CDS encoding DUF502 domain-containing protein, encoding MNTAQKTNKSFFARFQANFFTGLAIVLPGALSIALVVWVFRNIANVTDALLLFMPKHWTHQDGGQGPFYWYSSLLALAMAVVLITIIGRLAREYLGQKAIKYMEDLMLRVPLVNKVYSTIKQVNEAFTGNKTAFKQVCLLEYPRTGVYSVGFITSEQLKPIVKDNRQHLVSVFIPTTPNPTSGFIVLVPEAEVTKLDISVADGIKFIISLGALTPDQQQTQVDQLKPDA
- the ybeY gene encoding rRNA maturation RNase YbeY; translated protein: MAKHKAPDPSAGRLLVIHNRQRAKSVNVSRFRRQVRRVLEEELWLMNYEVCLHLVGSPEMTRINETFLQHAGDTDVITFTHPGMPGSAVLYGEIFICVPVAVRQAVTYRTRWQDEVTRYAVHGILHLLGYEDAQPVSRRKMKREENRLMRQLEKPSSGTTKT
- a CDS encoding HIT domain-containing protein, with amino-acid sequence MEILHAPWRIEYILAPKPPKSAASLFTQIAQANDDVANHVVVRDRTCYALLNAFPYNGGHLMVVPYKQAADLSELTVEEMSDLMQLLRRCIQALKQVMRPDGFNVGINLGRVAGAGIEEHLHIHVVPRWSGDTNFMPVLAGTSVVPEALKEVAAKLRAVLAAETTSST
- a CDS encoding PhoH family protein produces the protein MPIETLHFDNARLAQSLYNNEPANLAALEKTLGVKTTSREGWIKLEGTEEAVERARQLFQLLESSIQTGGHIRNREFNQALHVVQQDGVAALKSLFADQILTSTKKARISPKTVGQRKYLEAIRSHDVTLGLGPAGTGKTYLAMAMAVSSLREEQVSRIILTRPAVEAGEALGFLPGDLQEKLSPYLRPLHDALMDMLPPDEIQRHMERGSIEIAPLAYMRGRTLNHAFIILDEAQNCTMEQMFMFLTRLGHNSKTVVTGDPTQVDLPKQKPSGLIEARTALKHIDGIAIVEFQRRDVVRHPLVQRIIHAYEEYRGKAQST